The proteins below come from a single Pieris brassicae chromosome 1, ilPieBrab1.1, whole genome shotgun sequence genomic window:
- the LOC123708878 gene encoding mitogen-activated protein kinase kinase kinase 7-like, with protein MASNVQGSSFTQQTFVEEIDYNEIQELQVVGKGAFGVVWKGLWRNTFVAVKHINSEAEKRQFAIEVRQLSRVSHPNIVQLYGACTQGAHVCLVMEYAEGGSLYNVLHVRPKPKYTAAHAMSWARQCSEGVAYLHAMKPKPLIHRDLKPPNLLLVAGGKKLKICDFGTAADKATYMTNNQGSAAWMAPEVFEGSSYTEKCDVFSWGIILWEVLSRRKPFEEGGTAYRIMWAVHTGERPNLIEGCPEPIEQLMTQCWHKVPSERPSMAKVVEIMKALCEFFPGADTPINYDDLEADEEEYSDDYMIYDSRESYDTDTENMTQAHNPIFSNESNSIRNTGKLSPRPRSFVESQVNRLQVLMEPKPTASDLKPKRPELLEPGRLAKLNSPGSERCLPSEGSTPQDTLRVFRSPNIFSESSTPRGPSPIVNYNIGNMNPRHIDIEQYWNRENDKSPARTPSALSTNSSRKEDYNQNYCDKLSAANSPMTPIREYNGNVDDTRYQTPLQIDVDPNSWELREGLQDIDGYVEVRHTGGLDKFMPIGNSSSSGAEGAAPATEPDPDLDSMHMMLDPHLRPISPDLTNEESKRIFEEHKQLAQEYLKIQTELAYLSKHKSELEEKMDDEELRQKREIIQLENEKDSLIKLYCTLKNQVTRAENESWLLGEDAPHQ; from the exons ATGGCTTCAAATGTGCAAGGCTCTTCTTTCACTCAACAAACATTTGTTGAGGAAATTGATTACAATGAGATTCAGGAATTACag GTGGTAGGTAAAGGAGCTTTTGGTGTGGTATGGAAGGGTCTTTGGAGGAATACATTTGTTGCCGTAAAGCACATTAATTCGGAGGCAGAAAAACGGCAATTCGCAATTGAAGTGCGACAATTGTCTCGAGTTTCTCATCCTAATATTGTACAGTTGTATGGAGCATGTACACAAGGCGCTCATGTATGTCTTGTTATGGAGTATGCTGAAGGGGGCTCCTTATACAATGTTCTTCATGTCCGGCCAAAACCTAAATATACTGCTGCTCATGCTATGAGTTGGGCAAGACAGTGCTCAGag GGTGTGGCATATCTACATGCTATGAAGCCAAAGCCACTAATTCACAGGGATCTTAAACCTCCAAACCTACTTTTAGTTGCAGGaggaaagaaattaaaaatttgtgaTTTTGGCACTGCTGCTGATAAGGCAACATACATGACTAATAATCAAGGTAGTGCTGCTTGGATGGCCCCAgag GTATTTGAAGGCTCTTCCTACACAGAGAAATGTGATGTGTTTTCATGGGGAATTATTTTATGGGAAGTTTTATCCAGAAGAAAACCATTTGAAGAAGGAGGCACAGCATATAGGATAATGTGGGCAGTTCATACAG GGGAGCGACCTAATTTAATAGAAGGGTGTCCAGAGCCCATAGAGCAATTAATGACTCAGTGTTGGCATAAAGTTCCTTCAGAGAGACCTAGCATGGCCAAA gtTGTAGAGATCATGAAAGCACTATGCGAATTCTTTCCTGGCGCCGACACACCAATAAACTATGATGACCTCGAAGCAGACGAAGAAGAATACTCTGACGACTACATGATCTATGACAGTCGGGAGAGTTATGATACAGACACTGAAAACATGACACAAGCCCACAATCCCATATTTTCAAATGAATCAAACTCAATAAGAAATACGGGGAAACTCTCCCCTCGGCCCAGAAGCTTTGTAGAGAGCCAAGTGAATAGATTACAGGTGTTAATGGAACCAAAGCCCACAGCGTCCGATCTGAAACCAAAAAGGCCAGAGTTGTTGGAACCAGGACGACTGGCAAAATTGAACTCGCCGGGATCGGAGCGGTGCCTGCCCAGCGAAGGAAGTACTCCTCAAGATACGTTAAGAGTGTTTCGGAGTCCCAATATTTTTAGTGAATCATCTACGCCTCGTGGGCCATCGCCCATCGTGAATTATAATATTGGGAATATGAATCCGAGGCACATTGACATTGAGCAGTATTGGAATAGGGAAAATGATAAGTCTCCAGCGAGGACACCCTCAGCTCTTAGCACAAATTCGTCCCGTAAAGAGGATTATAACCAGAATTACTGTGATAAATTGAGTGCGGCAAACAGTCCTATGACTCCTATAAGGGAGTACAATGGGAATGTAGATGACACGAGATATCAAACACCATTGCAAATTGATGTTGATccg AACTCTTGGGAATTGCGTGAAGGACTTCAAGATATTGACGGCTACGTCGAAGTGAGACACACAGGAGGACTTGACAAGTTTATGCCGATTg GTAACAGTAGTAGTTCGGGCGCGGAAGGCGCGGCCCCGGCTACCGAACCTGACCCAGATCTTGATTCTATGCACATGATGCTGGACCCACACTTAAGGCCTATCTCGCCTGACCTCACAAACGAAGAATCCAAGCGGATATTTGAGGAACACAAGCAGTTGGCGCAGGAGTATCTCAAG ataCAAACGGAGCTGGCGTACTTGAGCAAACACAAATCGGAACTTGAAGAAAAAATGGATGATGAAGAGCTGCGACAAAAGAGAGAGATCATACAGCTTGAGAATGAAAAG GATTcgttaataaaactttactgTACATTGAAGAATCAAGTGACTCGCGCGGAAAATGAAAGCTGGCTTCTGGGAGAGGATGCGCCACACCAGTGA
- the LOC123711822 gene encoding potassium channel AKT3-like isoform X1, giving the protein MAKPRRVQQISETSLDVYIPSFPGSPRSLDYGSEASNDSEFEEYQHDLRLKEAIEFLHADKDLLIAAETGNDQHIEMILRRTDIHVQQMDHLGRNALHLAVCSDNLRAIELLLNGGVRANVKDSVGMTPLSLCLMRRPSLTVAKLLFDYGAKLMPRTDPMDTGLFIQFVMMSTPTNEEENIMELLIQKGALVNDPDAPGGRQPLHFAAMSNNCTLIRILVNLGASLHLTNHRNETPKEVAATFDCKDAYKLLNELELENMLPVQYKGR; this is encoded by the exons ATGGCGAAGCCTCGGCGAGTACAAC AAATATCGGAAACTTCTTTGGACGTATACATCCCCTCTTTTCCTGGTTCACCACGATCCCTTGATTATGGGTCTGAAGCCTCGAATGATTCTGAATTTGAAGAATACCAGCACGATCTTCGGTTAAAAGAAGCTATAGAATTCCTTCACGCAGACAAGGACCTACTCATCGCTGCCGAAACTGGCAATGATCAACATATCGAGATGATTTTAAg gagGACAGATATACATGTCCAACAAATGGACCACCTGGGAAGAAATGCACTGCACCTTGCAGTTTGTTCCGATAATCTGAGAgctatagaattattactgaaTGGTGGAGTTAGGGCCAATGTTAAGGATAGCGTCGGAATGACTCCGCTTTCGTTGTGTTTGATGCGCAG ACCGTCGTTGACTGTGGCCAAGCTACTTTTTGATTATGGGGCTAAACTTATGCCACGAACGGATCCTATGGACACGGGACTGTTTATTC aaTTTGTCATGATGTCAACACCGACAAACGAAGAAGAGAACATAATGGAGCTTCTTATACAAAAAGGTGCTCTTGTTAACGATCCCGATGCTCCAGGAGGCCGGCAGCCTCTGCATTTTGCAGCAATGAGCAACAACTGTACTCTTATACGTATTCTCGTGAACTTAGGAGCAAGCTTGCATTTAACTAATCACAGAAATGAAACGCCAAAAGAAGTGGCAGCTACGTTTGACTGTAAAGATGCATATAAACTTTTGAATGAACTCGAGTTAGAAAATATGCTGCCTGTGCAATATAAAGGACGATAG
- the LOC123711822 gene encoding uncharacterized protein LOC123711822 isoform X2 yields the protein MCDKNKSVKIRETIEGKALDTEERIERLQDGEASASTTDYKPNAYSSNRNRVEFEIVEKEPIFVIVDSSCESNPSSREILINNNKGCTKETDVPTYLKNHVFPIDLPSTSKEIREDSRSLSNEAESKEELQVMDINLQSDSELPVQNFNDNEDQSIVVTYLKNKDKVNRRDGVLLSSKKRSSLLNDVLKLETIPESDQVSSVIEPSISDQLLINYDNNSNSIL from the exons AtgtgtgataaaaataaatcagttaaAATAAGAGAAACTATAGAAGGAAAAGCGTTAGATACAGAAGAAAGAATTGAAAGGCTGCAAGATGGCGAAGCCTCGGCGAGTACAAC TGATTATAAACCCAATGCATATTCATCAAATAGAAATCGTGTCGAATTCGAAATTGTTGAAAAAGAACCAATTTTCGTTATTGTCGACTCAAGTTGTGAGAGCAATCCCAGTTCAAGagaaattttgataaataacaaCAAAGGATGTACAAAGGAAACCGATGTACCAACATATTTGAAGAACCATGTATTTCCAATTGATTTACCATCAACAAGCAAAGAAATAAGAGAAGATTCTCGGTCCTTGTCCAATGAAGCAGAGTCCAAAGAAGAATTACAAGTGATGGATATAAATCTGCAAAGTGATAGTGAACTTCCGGTACAAAACTTCAACGACAATGAAGATCAATCTATAGTCGTTacttatcttaaaaataaggATAAAGTGAATCGCAGAGACGGCGTCTTATTGTCGTCGAAGAAGAGGTCTTCTCTACTAAATGATGTCCTGAAACTAGAAACCATACCAGAAAGCGACCAAGTCTCTAGTGTCATCGAACCATCAATAAGTGATCAGTTATTGATAAATTACGACAATAATTCTAATTCAATTCTGTAG
- the LOC123714320 gene encoding putative neuropeptide precursor protein isoform X1, with the protein MLILSFTAFIAVISHSGALPTPSNKDYYLLENGPVAELPENWDQTKDDTQSLFLNKSDKNDLEPYPLALSEDGNPEGFEQAIDQRYDSPASNGELDNLIMRPELYGEPPAIEGLSSGYDSRRRKRGSGKVGGAGAATKVATKSNSGKKNLKPQESLSPVDAIAEDQDAYRLKRAVSKNTDTSSALTTKKSAEKKNNFRPISDRRKRDSGLSAADVRALLNMWEAQERRKQEWNANRWAADRYYGHVNNLDEEQPEVDENGDVWYNEPVVVGHEGYPRHSYFSEQNRMALAQGLPELYQVDPNEVARRYEEARRKRMYANRMKRFMVARKRSDGMAHQNNYRSRDDLYTLAELLRSSPRAQAQDLPVYRRLIL; encoded by the exons ATGTTGATTTTATCGTTTACCGCGTTTATCGCGGTAATTTCTCATAGTGGTGCACTACCTACACCTTCGAACAAAG attattatttattagaaaatggACCCGTCGCTGAGCTGCCCGAAAATTGGGACCAAACCAAAGATGATACTCAATCTTTATTCCTGAATAAAAGCGACAAAAATGATCTGGAGCCATATCCGCTCGCCCTCAGTGAGGATG GAAATCCCGAAGGGTTCGAACAAGCTATTGATCAGAGATATGATTCCCCGGCTTCAAATGGAGAACTAGACAATCTTATTATGAGACCTGAGCTTTACGGTGAACCTCCAGCTATCGAAGGTCTTTCTTCTGGATATGACTCCCGTCGAAGAAAACGTGGTAGTGGAAAAGTTGGAGGCGCCGGTGCAGCTACAAAAGTAGCTACGAAATCCAATTCTGGAAAGAAAAATCTTAA ACCTCAGGAGAGCCTTTCACCCGTAGATGCCATAGCCGAAGATCAAGATGCTTACCGTCTCAAACGTGCAGTGTCAAAGAATACAGACACTAGTTCAGCTTTAACCACAAAGAAGTCcgcagaaaagaaaaataatttccg CCCTATTTCTGACCGCCGTAAGAGGGATTCTGGACTTAGTGCTGCAGATGTCCGAGCCCTTCTCAATATGTGGGAAGCTCAAGAACGTCGCAAGCAAGAATGGAACGCCAATCGCTGGGCTGCAGACCGTTACTATGGGCATGTTAACAATCTTGATGAGGAGCAACCTGAAGTTGATGAAAACGGTGATGTTTGGTACAACGAGCCAGTTGTAGTTGGTCATGAAGGTTACCCTCGTCACTCTTACTTCTCTGAACAGAATCGCATGGCATTGGCGCAGGGTTTGCCTGAACTTTACCAAGTTGATCCAAACGAAGTTGCGCGTAGATATGAAGAAGCCCGTCGCAAAAGAATGTATGCTAACAGAATGAAGCGTTTCATGGTCGCTCGTAAACGATCAGATGGTATGGCCCACCAAAACAACTATAGGTCCCGCGATGATCTCTACACTTTGGCAGAACTTCTTCGTTCTTCGCCACGTGCTCAGGCACAAGACCTGCCCGTTTACCGGCGACTTATCCTCTAA
- the LOC123714320 gene encoding putative neuropeptide precursor protein isoform X2, with amino-acid sequence MLILSFTAFIAVISHSGALPTPSNKENGPVAELPENWDQTKDDTQSLFLNKSDKNDLEPYPLALSEDGNPEGFEQAIDQRYDSPASNGELDNLIMRPELYGEPPAIEGLSSGYDSRRRKRGSGKVGGAGAATKVATKSNSGKKNLKPQESLSPVDAIAEDQDAYRLKRAVSKNTDTSSALTTKKSAEKKNNFRPISDRRKRDSGLSAADVRALLNMWEAQERRKQEWNANRWAADRYYGHVNNLDEEQPEVDENGDVWYNEPVVVGHEGYPRHSYFSEQNRMALAQGLPELYQVDPNEVARRYEEARRKRMYANRMKRFMVARKRSDGMAHQNNYRSRDDLYTLAELLRSSPRAQAQDLPVYRRLIL; translated from the exons ATGTTGATTTTATCGTTTACCGCGTTTATCGCGGTAATTTCTCATAGTGGTGCACTACCTACACCTTCGAACAAAG aaaatggACCCGTCGCTGAGCTGCCCGAAAATTGGGACCAAACCAAAGATGATACTCAATCTTTATTCCTGAATAAAAGCGACAAAAATGATCTGGAGCCATATCCGCTCGCCCTCAGTGAGGATG GAAATCCCGAAGGGTTCGAACAAGCTATTGATCAGAGATATGATTCCCCGGCTTCAAATGGAGAACTAGACAATCTTATTATGAGACCTGAGCTTTACGGTGAACCTCCAGCTATCGAAGGTCTTTCTTCTGGATATGACTCCCGTCGAAGAAAACGTGGTAGTGGAAAAGTTGGAGGCGCCGGTGCAGCTACAAAAGTAGCTACGAAATCCAATTCTGGAAAGAAAAATCTTAA ACCTCAGGAGAGCCTTTCACCCGTAGATGCCATAGCCGAAGATCAAGATGCTTACCGTCTCAAACGTGCAGTGTCAAAGAATACAGACACTAGTTCAGCTTTAACCACAAAGAAGTCcgcagaaaagaaaaataatttccg CCCTATTTCTGACCGCCGTAAGAGGGATTCTGGACTTAGTGCTGCAGATGTCCGAGCCCTTCTCAATATGTGGGAAGCTCAAGAACGTCGCAAGCAAGAATGGAACGCCAATCGCTGGGCTGCAGACCGTTACTATGGGCATGTTAACAATCTTGATGAGGAGCAACCTGAAGTTGATGAAAACGGTGATGTTTGGTACAACGAGCCAGTTGTAGTTGGTCATGAAGGTTACCCTCGTCACTCTTACTTCTCTGAACAGAATCGCATGGCATTGGCGCAGGGTTTGCCTGAACTTTACCAAGTTGATCCAAACGAAGTTGCGCGTAGATATGAAGAAGCCCGTCGCAAAAGAATGTATGCTAACAGAATGAAGCGTTTCATGGTCGCTCGTAAACGATCAGATGGTATGGCCCACCAAAACAACTATAGGTCCCGCGATGATCTCTACACTTTGGCAGAACTTCTTCGTTCTTCGCCACGTGCTCAGGCACAAGACCTGCCCGTTTACCGGCGACTTATCCTCTAA